In Mycoplasma sp. Mirounga ES2805-ORL, a single window of DNA contains:
- a CDS encoding ABC-F family ATP-binding cassette domain-containing protein has protein sequence MLEVQNLSKVFSDKKLFENVNLKFVPGNTYGIIGANGAGKSTFLKMLAGDVEPTSGQIIIEKNRRLSVLSQDHNAYDDLIVTDVVVMGNTDLYKVKEEKDAIYANPDATMDDYTRAGELEEKFGELGGWTAENDAQELLSGLSIPKDKWMVQMKELTANQKIKVLLAKALFGNPDVLIMDEPTNHLDLRSIKWLENFLAEYENVVIVVSHDSDFLDNVCTHIVDIDYNEAKIYTGNYSFWKQSSELAKELQKQSNAKKEVQIEKLKQFIARFSANASKSRQATSRKKSLEKIKIDEIKPSNRKYPYINWELNREPGKDILTVEDLTYVDKNGKTLFQKVSFTLTKGEKLVIIGEDDIAKTRLLEILIGKIQPTSGTVKWGQTIKHNYYPNENREYFTEDLTILEWIAKWPLFNEKEENKDISDQRMRGFLGRMLFSNDSVFKNVKVTSGGEKARLMFSRMMLLESNFLLFDQPLDHLDAESIDSFIEGLKSYRGGAIFTTYNRALVNQVSNVILEIAPDKSFTYHGSLDEYEKIMNY, from the coding sequence ATGTTAGAAGTTCAAAACTTATCAAAAGTTTTTAGTGACAAGAAGCTATTTGAAAATGTTAATTTAAAATTTGTTCCCGGAAACACTTATGGAATTATAGGAGCCAATGGGGCTGGTAAATCAACCTTTCTTAAAATGCTAGCTGGTGACGTTGAACCTACTTCAGGTCAAATTATTATAGAAAAAAACCGTCGTTTAAGTGTTTTGAGTCAAGATCATAATGCCTATGATGATCTTATTGTTACTGATGTTGTTGTTATGGGTAATACTGATTTATATAAAGTAAAAGAAGAAAAAGATGCTATTTATGCAAATCCTGATGCAACGATGGACGATTATACAAGAGCCGGTGAATTAGAGGAAAAATTTGGTGAACTTGGCGGTTGAACAGCTGAAAATGATGCCCAAGAACTTTTATCTGGATTGAGTATACCAAAAGATAAGTGGATGGTTCAAATGAAAGAACTAACAGCTAACCAAAAGATTAAAGTGCTTCTTGCTAAAGCATTATTTGGTAATCCGGATGTTTTAATAATGGATGAACCTACGAACCACTTAGATTTACGTTCAATTAAATGATTAGAAAACTTTTTAGCGGAATATGAAAATGTTGTGATAGTTGTAAGTCACGATAGTGATTTCCTTGACAATGTATGTACTCACATAGTTGATATTGACTATAATGAGGCAAAAATTTATACAGGTAATTATTCATTCTGAAAACAAAGTAGTGAATTAGCTAAGGAATTACAAAAGCAATCTAATGCTAAGAAGGAAGTTCAAATTGAAAAACTAAAACAATTTATTGCACGTTTTAGTGCAAACGCTTCTAAATCTCGTCAAGCAACAAGTAGAAAGAAATCACTTGAAAAAATTAAAATTGACGAAATTAAACCATCAAATAGAAAATATCCATATATTAATTGAGAACTTAATCGCGAACCTGGCAAAGATATTTTAACTGTTGAAGATTTAACCTATGTTGATAAAAACGGTAAAACTTTATTTCAAAAAGTTTCATTTACTTTAACTAAAGGTGAAAAATTAGTAATTATTGGCGAGGACGATATTGCAAAGACTAGACTTTTAGAGATACTAATTGGTAAAATACAACCTACTTCCGGAACTGTAAAGTGAGGCCAAACTATTAAACATAATTACTATCCAAATGAAAATAGAGAGTATTTTACTGAAGATTTAACAATTTTGGAATGAATTGCAAAATGACCATTATTTAACGAAAAAGAGGAAAATAAAGATATAAGTGACCAGAGAATGAGAGGTTTCTTAGGTAGAATGTTATTTTCAAATGATTCGGTTTTTAAAAATGTTAAAGTTACATCAGGTGGAGAGAAAGCTCGGTTAATGTTTTCTAGAATGATGTTGCTTGAGTCTAATTTCTTATTATTTGATCAACCCTTAGACCATTTGGATGCTGAAAGTATTGATAGTTTTATTGAAGGACTTAAATCATACCGGGGTGGAGCAATATTCACAACCTATAATAGAGCTCTAGTTAATCAAGTTTCAAATGTTATTCTTGAAATTGCACCAGATAAAAGTTTTACTTATCATGGTTCTTTAGATGAATATGAAAAAATAATGAATTATTAA
- a CDS encoding potassium channel family protein → MSKNKTFKTTLKMIECMISTSSNINDVEENKRKMTIFLRIIYTGIILFIYLTSLSSILITNDVRFEKDWIKSLININQSLVIFVATIDFVLWWIISLNVDGKRKYIKFFTFPFRFMGILLILILIPSIQELAINFGYDNKSLEFIRYFAFLRAIRLTMLLGFFSPFRALFNVFEKERWVLTYTFIFILFVIFLFSTIFYNLETDKTTKIFMPKEGQTEIDGNQFFKAIYFTTVTMTTIGYGDYAPTTQIGRLMVIILSLIGIAIFAIPSGVIAGGFITELKHQIAQKKLINHHSIDPEEDKEVKKHD, encoded by the coding sequence ATGAGTAAAAATAAGACATTTAAAACAACATTAAAAATGATAGAATGTATGATTTCTACATCTTCAAACATTAACGATGTTGAAGAAAATAAGAGAAAAATGACAATCTTTTTGCGGATAATTTATACAGGAATTATTTTATTTATATATCTAACTTCACTATCTTCTATATTAATAACAAATGATGTCAGATTTGAAAAAGATTGAATAAAGAGCTTAATTAACATAAATCAAAGTTTAGTTATTTTTGTAGCAACTATTGATTTTGTTCTTTGGTGAATTATTTCACTAAATGTTGATGGGAAACGAAAATATATTAAGTTTTTCACATTTCCATTTAGATTTATGGGTATTTTGTTAATACTTATTCTGATTCCTTCAATACAGGAATTAGCAATTAACTTTGGTTATGATAACAAGTCTTTAGAATTTATTCGTTATTTTGCATTTTTAAGAGCAATAAGGCTAACAATGTTGCTTGGATTCTTTTCACCATTTAGAGCTTTATTTAATGTTTTTGAAAAAGAAAGATGAGTTTTAACTTATACATTTATCTTTATTCTATTTGTCATCTTTTTATTCTCAACAATTTTTTACAATTTAGAAACTGATAAAACAACAAAAATATTTATGCCAAAAGAGGGTCAAACAGAGATTGATGGTAATCAATTTTTCAAAGCTATATATTTTACAACTGTTACAATGACAACTATCGGGTATGGAGATTATGCTCCTACAACGCAAATAGGTAGACTCATGGTTATAATTCTTTCATTAATAGGCATAGCAATATTTGCAATACCAAGCGGCGTTATTGCTGGTGGATTTATTACTGAATTGAAACATCAAATAGCTCAAAAAAAATTAATAAATCATCATTCAATTGATCCTGAAGAAGATAAGGAAGTTAAAAAACATGATTAG
- a CDS encoding trigger factor-related chaperone codes for MINYSIKTVNVKLTQQEWKEFQNGVVVKAMNEQTQIQKQEIISYALDMVVQSKIREALEELDKFEDKTIVPIAPNVEVILVDENKFEAQIKITYYSLSELEKFDYKNLKFDFAVQPLKNEFLELAFQKFTQSYPLLTPIQDFVQVGDHVTIDYSVIHPMTGNVLDQKQNITLVTRMSPGFSINSLLLNRMPGNSFKIRDPKGNDWMIIIKGNRRPIPTTLTNNNINKTGIENINSLEDLKKRLFMDFRKEHYSSELLRFYERTMREIVVNSKMNFSPENLKMGLVEYFQKISDGTANIDPDEVLKDKDPKTIELVASGDKSTKAKIIASTFEFMVLNTEKIKVTDKEIENETNYIQSMLTSNNKMANKKLAESILTRQKIALSLAKVINKDVYTVISKELNLRV; via the coding sequence ATGATTAATTATTCAATAAAAACAGTAAATGTAAAATTAACACAACAAGAATGAAAAGAATTTCAAAATGGTGTTGTTGTTAAAGCAATGAATGAACAAACACAAATTCAAAAACAAGAAATTATTTCGTACGCATTAGATATGGTTGTTCAAAGTAAAATTAGAGAAGCCTTGGAAGAACTTGATAAGTTTGAAGATAAAACAATAGTGCCTATTGCACCTAATGTTGAGGTTATTCTTGTTGACGAAAATAAGTTTGAAGCGCAAATTAAGATAACTTATTATTCATTAAGTGAATTAGAAAAGTTTGATTATAAAAATCTAAAATTCGATTTTGCAGTTCAACCTCTAAAAAATGAATTTTTAGAATTAGCATTTCAAAAATTCACCCAATCTTATCCATTGTTAACGCCTATTCAAGATTTTGTTCAAGTAGGAGATCATGTAACAATTGATTATAGTGTTATACATCCAATGACTGGAAATGTATTGGATCAAAAACAAAATATTACCTTAGTAACTAGAATGTCTCCAGGTTTTAGTATAAATTCTCTTCTACTTAACAGAATGCCAGGAAACTCATTTAAAATACGCGACCCTAAAGGCAATGATTGAATGATTATTATTAAAGGCAATAGAAGACCAATTCCTACTACTTTAACTAATAATAATATTAATAAAACCGGTATCGAGAATATTAACAGTCTAGAAGATCTTAAGAAACGTTTATTTATGGACTTTAGAAAAGAACATTATTCAAGTGAGTTATTACGTTTCTATGAAAGAACGATGAGAGAAATAGTTGTAAATTCTAAAATGAATTTTTCACCTGAAAATTTAAAAATGGGCTTAGTTGAATATTTCCAAAAAATTTCAGATGGAACTGCAAATATAGATCCAGATGAAGTTCTTAAAGATAAAGATCCTAAAACAATCGAACTAGTTGCAAGCGGTGATAAAAGTACAAAAGCTAAAATAATTGCCTCAACCTTTGAATTTATGGTTTTAAATACAGAAAAAATAAAAGTAACAGATAAAGAAATAGAAAATGAAACAAACTATATTCAATCAATGTTAACCAGCAATAATAAAATGGCAAATAAGAAGTTAGCAGAGTCTATATTAACTCGTCAAAAGATCGCTTTATCTCTTGCAAAAGTTATAAATAAAGATGTTTATACAGTTATTTCAAAAGAACTTAATTTAAGAGTTTAA
- a CDS encoding MAG0920 family protein, which yields MIRTLNMSSIAIAIFSIISIILFIIITFASKDAYMSATYNSRKHCIKENIKVRNYLFPDLIKYLLKVTITFTIFTILNIPGTIFSLYAIFTQKYSIDFLRNVLVTSLSLLLFLIVSLIALKSLLNVKKWFNFNNSLSDENYIENKINLSTKEKQLDFKNNQYSFQLYSNKNSNIFKKLYFGVLTIEKNKLNSLTESEQQKYIYSLLITDFETTYFYKTNDKLSLDMLRDSAITFGIISKNISSKNTKKTTSRKSRK from the coding sequence ATGATTAGAACTTTAAATATGTCTTCTATTGCGATAGCGATATTTTCAATAATTTCAATTATTTTATTTATTATCATAACTTTTGCTTCAAAAGATGCTTATATGTCTGCAACTTATAATTCTAGAAAGCATTGCATTAAAGAGAATATAAAGGTAAGAAATTATCTATTTCCTGATCTAATTAAATATTTACTTAAAGTAACAATAACTTTTACTATTTTTACAATATTAAACATACCAGGAACTATTTTTAGTTTATATGCAATATTTACCCAGAAATATTCAATTGATTTTTTAAGAAACGTATTAGTCACTTCTTTATCGTTACTATTATTTTTAATTGTTAGTTTAATCGCTCTAAAATCTCTTTTAAATGTTAAAAAATGATTTAACTTTAATAATTCATTGAGTGATGAGAATTATATTGAGAATAAAATAAATTTAAGTACAAAAGAAAAACAATTAGACTTTAAAAATAATCAATATAGTTTTCAATTATATAGTAATAAAAATAGTAATATCTTTAAGAAATTATATTTTGGTGTTTTGACAATTGAGAAAAATAAGTTGAATTCATTAACTGAAAGTGAACAACAAAAATATATTTATTCTCTTTTAATAACTGATTTTGAAACAACTTATTTTTATAAGACAAATGATAAATTATCATTGGATATGTTAAGAGATTCTGCAATAACTTTTGGAATAATTTCTAAAAATATAAGCTCAAAAAATACAAAAAAAACTACTTCAAGAAAAAGTAGAAAGTAG